A part of Astyanax mexicanus isolate ESR-SI-001 chromosome 2, AstMex3_surface, whole genome shotgun sequence genomic DNA contains:
- the LOC103039598 gene encoding thiosulfate sulfurtransferase/rhodanese-like domain-containing protein 2: MDSEDLAESVLIHLDVETLIAGTLKHEKCEISTTRKCYSYIKKRTFATFVASKRVSSSPTDTSPVWQCCDETFSDPSSVHKHVSNLHAEEIEQLTTAALDQMLSQSEEAFQKQEDPNESQSDDPASWIPSTSHLSEEELSKGPGEVLLYYSYCQIRDPKLICSWQSELCSRLHLTGKVRVATEGINGTVGGTKTATKLYIKAMLSHPIFKIMQVEDFKTSEGGAECFSELKVGVYKEIVPMGVDPDTISYRLAGTHLEPEQFHKEVQSLLEDASSKNDTILLDCRNFYESKIGQFKNCLAPDIRKFSYFPDYVEKNLDLFRDKKVLMYCTGGIRCERGSAYLRSKNVCKEVYQLKGGIHKYLEQFPEGFYRGKLFVFDDRYAISFNKDIISDCRYCGAPWDQYQLCSTDFCCQLVLSCSSCRQKGLTACCPVCQAKEQRSSSSPSPGRPHREECECTDSRPRIPNDTL; the protein is encoded by the exons ATGGACAGTGAAGATCTGGCAGAGTCTGTTCTTATTCATTTGGATGTGGAGACTCTTATTGCCGGGACTCTAAAGCATGAGAAGTGCGAGATTTCAACAACTCGAAAGTGCTACTCCTACATAAAGAAGAGG ACTTTTGCAACATTTGTGGCGTCTAAGAGGGTCTCATCGTCTCCTACTGATACCTCACCGGTTTGGCAGTGCTGTGACGAGACCTTTTCAGACCCGTCCTCAGTCCACAAGCATGTTTCCAACCTCCACGCTGAAGAGATCGAGCAGCTCACCACTGCGGCCCTGGATCAGATGCTGAGCCAGAGCGAGGAGGCTTTTCAAAAGCAAGAAGACCCAAATGAGAGCCAATCAGACGATCCAGCCTCCTGGATACCCAGCACAAGCCATCTTTCTGAGGAGGAGCTCAGCAA AGGTCCAGGTGAAGTCCTCCTGTATTACAGCTACTGCCAAATACGAGATCCCAAGCTGATTTGTTCTTGGCAGTCTGAGCTGTGTTCAAGACTTCATCTCACTGGCAAG GTGCGTGTGGCCACTGAGGGCATTAATGGAACAGTTGGTGGAACCAAAACGGCCACAAAGCTTTACATCAAGGCGATGCTGTCACACCCCATTTTCAAAATAATGCAAGTGGAAGATTTTAAG ACCAGTGAAGGTGGTGCAGAGTGCTTTTCTGAACTTAAGGTTGGTGTCTACAAAGAAATTGTCCCAATGGGTGTGGATCCAGATACAATTTCCTACAGGTTAGCAG GAACTCATTTGGAACCGGAACAATTTCACAAAGAAGTGCAATCTCTGCTTGAAGATGCATCTTCAAAGAATGACACGATACTTCTGGACTGTAGAAACTTCTACGAGAGTAAAATT GGCCAGTTTAAGAATTGTTTAGCGCCTGACATCCGCAAATTCAGCTACTTTCCTGACTACGTGGAGAAGAACCTGGATCTATTCCGCGACAAAAAAGTGCTTATGTACTGCACAGGGGGAATACGGTGTGAACGAGGGTCGGCCTACCTTCGCTCAAAA AATGTGTGTAAGGAAGTGTATCAGCTGAAGGGTGGCATCCACAAGTACCTGGAGCAGTTTCCTGAGGGCTTCTACAGAGGAAAACTCTTTGTGTTTGATGATCGTTATGCAATCTCGTTCAACAAAGACATCATCTCAG ATTGTAGGTACTGTGGAGCCCCTTGGGACCAGTATCAGCTATGCTCTACAGACTTCTGCTGCCAGCTGGTCTTGTCCTGTTCCTCCTGCAGGCAGAAGGGTCTTACAGCCTGCTGTCCTGTGTGCCAAGCCAAAGAACAGAGGTCCAGTTCCAGCCCCTCACCTGGACGTCCACACAGAGAGGAGTGTGAGTGTACTGACTCACGGCCCAGGATCCCTAATGATACTTTATGA